The Bacillus xiapuensis genome window below encodes:
- the rpsF gene encoding 30S ribosomal protein S6, protein MKKYEFMYIIRPNIDEEAKKAVVERFDSILTSNGAEIIESKEWGKRRLAYEINDFREGFYHLIHANAEAEAVQEFDRLAKISDDIIRHIVVREDEK, encoded by the coding sequence ATGAAAAAGTACGAATTCATGTACATTATCCGCCCAAACATTGATGAAGAAGCGAAAAAAGCAGTTGTTGAGCGCTTTGACAGCATTTTAACTTCTAACGGAGCGGAAATCATCGAATCTAAAGAATGGGGTAAGCGTCGTTTAGCGTATGAAATCAACGACTTCCGTGAAGGTTTCTACCATTTGATTCATGCGAATGCAGAAGCTGAAGCGGTTCAAGAATTTGACCGTTTAGCTAAGATCAGCGACGACATTATCCGTCATATCGTTGTTCGTGAAGATGAAAAGTAA
- a CDS encoding YybS family protein, with the protein MDKKTIVKEGVLLLGIFVLLLVATLYLPVLSVITSLFLILPFFVFSAKYSIQASLIFGAASVLAAALAGGAGAVPLAFSFGITGLVIGTMIQKKQDKFSIFMAGGLIFLLNMVILYVMVIKLAGVNIAKEMDQAFRNSFQESVKMMDSVGQPLSDDSIKQMQEGFDFLYALMPSFFVLLAFGAVFLFITVHFPILKKLKINVPHFQPFREWKMPKSILWYYLALLLASFAAAPEKGTLWYSAHVNLMFMLQFCLVIHGLSFLFFFAYRKNWPKVLPILFTVFSFLFLPLLYLVRLLGIIDLGFNLRQHLQQKSK; encoded by the coding sequence GTGGATAAGAAAACCATTGTAAAAGAAGGAGTTTTGCTTTTAGGGATCTTTGTTCTGCTGCTGGTGGCAACGCTGTATCTCCCTGTTCTATCGGTTATAACCAGCCTGTTTTTGATCCTCCCTTTTTTCGTGTTTAGCGCAAAATATTCGATTCAGGCTTCCTTAATCTTCGGAGCGGCCAGTGTATTGGCGGCAGCGCTGGCAGGAGGAGCGGGGGCAGTGCCGCTCGCATTCAGTTTCGGGATTACAGGCCTAGTGATAGGCACGATGATTCAGAAAAAACAAGATAAATTTTCCATATTCATGGCAGGAGGTTTAATCTTTTTGTTGAATATGGTAATTTTATACGTTATGGTGATCAAGCTGGCGGGGGTAAATATCGCCAAGGAAATGGATCAAGCCTTTCGGAACTCCTTCCAAGAGTCCGTGAAGATGATGGATAGCGTCGGCCAGCCGCTTTCGGATGATTCCATTAAGCAAATGCAGGAAGGCTTTGACTTTCTGTATGCCTTAATGCCGAGTTTTTTCGTGCTGCTTGCGTTTGGAGCGGTTTTTCTTTTTATAACAGTCCATTTTCCTATCTTAAAGAAGCTGAAGATAAATGTGCCGCATTTTCAGCCATTTCGGGAGTGGAAAATGCCAAAAAGCATTCTGTGGTATTACTTAGCTCTATTGCTGGCAAGCTTTGCGGCCGCTCCGGAAAAGGGGACGCTATGGTACTCGGCCCATGTTAATTTGATGTTTATGCTGCAGTTCTGTTTAGTGATTCACGGATTGTCTTTTTTATTCTTTTTCGCCTACAGGAAGAATTGGCCGAAAGTCTTACCGATTCTATTTACGGTTTTTTCATTTCTCTTCCTTCCGCTTCTTTATCTTGTGAGATTATTAGGTATAATTGACTTAGGGTTTAATTTGCGGCAGCACCTTCAACAGAAGTCAAAATGA
- a CDS encoding ParA family protein has protein sequence MGKVIAIANQKGGVGKTTTSVNLGACLASFNKKVLLVDIDPQGNATSGAGIEKGDVEQCIYDVLVDDVEIADVIKPAAVDHFYVIPATISLAGAEIELVPTISREVRLKRALEEIRDHYDYIIIDCPPSLGLLTINALTAADSVIIPVQCEYYALEGLSQLLNTVRLVQKHLNQNLVIEGVLLTMLDARTNLGIQVIEEVKKYFQDRVYRTIIPRNVRLSEAPSHGKPVILYDPRSKGAEVYSDFAKEVAANG, from the coding sequence ATGGGAAAAGTCATTGCAATAGCTAACCAAAAAGGCGGAGTAGGCAAAACCACTACTTCCGTCAATTTAGGAGCTTGTCTAGCTTCCTTCAATAAAAAAGTACTATTGGTCGATATTGATCCCCAGGGCAATGCCACAAGCGGAGCGGGCATTGAAAAAGGGGATGTGGAGCAGTGCATTTACGATGTGCTGGTAGATGATGTCGAGATAGCCGATGTCATTAAACCGGCGGCAGTAGATCATTTCTATGTTATACCGGCGACCATTTCTTTGGCCGGTGCAGAAATTGAGCTAGTGCCGACGATTTCAAGAGAAGTCCGTTTAAAAAGAGCACTCGAAGAAATCCGGGATCATTACGACTATATCATCATTGATTGTCCGCCTTCTCTTGGCTTGCTGACGATTAACGCGTTAACGGCAGCCGATTCTGTGATTATTCCGGTGCAATGCGAATACTACGCTCTGGAAGGCCTAAGCCAGCTGTTAAATACCGTTCGGCTAGTTCAAAAGCATTTAAATCAAAATCTGGTGATCGAAGGCGTGCTATTAACGATGCTGGATGCCCGCACCAACCTAGGCATACAAGTCATTGAAGAAGTGAAAAAGTATTTTCAAGACAGAGTCTACCGGACGATCATTCCTCGAAACGTACGTCTCAGTGAAGCGCCGAGCCATGGAAAGCCGGTGATTCTCTATGATCCTCGTTCCAAAGGGGCGGAAGTGTATTCGGACTTTGCAAAGGAGGTAGCTGCAAATGGCTAA
- the noc gene encoding nucleoid occlusion protein, whose amino-acid sequence MKHPFSRFFSLGEKAAENQTEEPAAEGEEIKKIPVSLIVPNRYQPRTVFDDEKIEELARTIHTHGIIQPIVVRETEDGRYELIAGERRWRAVQTLNWETVPAIVNNLNDTETASVALIENLQREELSPIEEAAAYGKLLELHQLTQEALAQRLGKGQSTVANKLRLLKLPEEVQQALIQKKITERHARALIPLKNPENQVRLMNEVIEKHLNVKQTEERVVQMLDSTTKKPKPRRKAYSKDVRIAVNTIRQSLSMVSDSGIQLKSQEEEFEDFYQITIKIPKNKAKK is encoded by the coding sequence ATGAAGCATCCTTTCTCTCGTTTTTTTAGCTTGGGGGAAAAAGCAGCGGAAAATCAGACAGAAGAGCCGGCAGCAGAGGGAGAAGAAATAAAGAAGATTCCAGTTTCCTTAATTGTTCCCAACCGTTATCAGCCGAGAACGGTCTTTGATGATGAAAAGATAGAAGAGCTGGCGAGAACGATTCACACACACGGAATCATTCAGCCGATCGTCGTTCGAGAGACGGAGGACGGCCGCTATGAGCTGATTGCAGGAGAGCGGCGCTGGCGTGCGGTCCAAACATTGAATTGGGAAACGGTTCCCGCTATTGTCAATAATTTAAATGATACCGAAACAGCTTCGGTTGCGTTAATAGAGAACCTGCAAAGAGAGGAACTCTCTCCAATTGAAGAAGCTGCAGCCTATGGAAAATTATTAGAGCTGCATCAGCTGACGCAGGAGGCGCTTGCACAGCGACTCGGGAAAGGCCAGTCAACCGTTGCGAATAAGCTTCGGCTGCTGAAGCTTCCTGAGGAAGTGCAGCAGGCGCTGATACAAAAGAAGATCACAGAGCGTCATGCCCGAGCGTTAATTCCGCTGAAAAATCCGGAAAACCAAGTCCGGCTAATGAATGAAGTGATTGAAAAGCATTTAAATGTCAAGCAGACAGAGGAGCGCGTTGTTCAAATGCTTGACAGCACAACAAAGAAGCCTAAACCGCGGCGAAAGGCTTACAGCAAAGACGTCAGAATTGCGGTCAATACGATACGGCAATCGTTATCAATGGTATCAGACAGCGGGATTCAATTGAAATCTCAAGAAGAGGAATTTGAGGACTTTTATCAAATTACAATCAAAATCCCGAAGAATAAAGCAAAAAAGTGA
- the rpsR gene encoding 30S ribosomal protein S18 translates to MAGGRRGGRKRRKVCYFTANGITHIDYKDVELLKKFISERGKILPRRVTGTSAKYQRRLTIAIKRARQMALLPFVSGE, encoded by the coding sequence ATGGCAGGTGGACGCAGAGGCGGACGTAAACGCCGGAAAGTATGTTACTTTACAGCTAACGGCATTACACACATCGATTATAAAGATGTAGAACTTTTGAAAAAGTTTATCTCTGAACGTGGAAAAATTCTTCCTCGCCGCGTAACAGGAACAAGCGCTAAATACCAGCGCCGTTTAACTATCGCAATTAAACGCGCTCGTCAAATGGCTCTTCTTCCGTTCGTATCTGGAGAATAA
- a CDS encoding DUF951 domain-containing protein: MDKTFDLNDVVEMKKPHPCGTNRWKVIRLGMDIRIKCQGCGHSVILPRREFVKKIKKVLGPMDNSSES, encoded by the coding sequence TTGGACAAAACATTTGATCTGAACGATGTGGTAGAAATGAAAAAGCCCCATCCATGCGGAACCAACCGCTGGAAAGTGATTCGCTTGGGTATGGATATTCGCATTAAATGTCAAGGCTGCGGCCACAGCGTCATCCTGCCGCGAAGAGAATTCGTTAAGAAAATAAAAAAAGTACTGGGACCGATGGATAACAGCAGTGAATCTTAA
- a CDS encoding ParB/RepB/Spo0J family partition protein, with translation MAKGLGKGINAIFKDLEPENEEAVREIQLTELRPNPYQPRKTFSEKSIEELKESIQEHGILQPIIVRQSIKGYEIVVGERRYRAAKAAGLAKVPAVVRQLSDTQMMELALLENLQREDLTTMEEAAAYQTIIEKLHITQEQLAKRMGKSRSHIANYIRLLSLPAKTQQYLTEGKLTMGHGRALLGLKNKGKIQQAADQAVAEHLNVRQLEKLIQRMNENVSRETLPAKKEKDIFIKEREDFLRERFGTSVHIKQLKDKKKGKIEIEFLSVDDLNRILDLLQ, from the coding sequence ATGGCTAAAGGGTTAGGAAAAGGGATCAATGCCATTTTTAAAGATCTTGAACCGGAAAATGAAGAAGCTGTCCGGGAAATCCAACTTACAGAATTGCGGCCCAATCCTTATCAGCCGCGTAAAACGTTTAGCGAAAAATCTATTGAAGAATTGAAAGAATCGATCCAAGAACACGGGATATTGCAGCCCATTATTGTAAGGCAAAGCATCAAAGGCTACGAAATCGTCGTCGGTGAAAGGCGCTATCGGGCGGCGAAGGCAGCCGGATTAGCTAAAGTACCGGCCGTCGTCCGCCAGCTGTCTGATACACAAATGATGGAGCTGGCACTCCTTGAAAATCTGCAGCGGGAAGACTTAACGACTATGGAAGAAGCGGCTGCCTATCAGACCATTATTGAAAAACTTCATATTACACAGGAACAATTGGCTAAAAGAATGGGAAAAAGCCGTTCGCATATCGCCAACTATATCCGCCTGTTGTCATTGCCCGCTAAAACTCAGCAGTATTTAACGGAAGGAAAGCTGACTATGGGCCACGGAAGAGCTTTGCTAGGATTAAAAAACAAAGGGAAAATTCAACAAGCCGCAGACCAGGCCGTCGCTGAGCATTTGAATGTTCGCCAGCTCGAAAAGCTGATTCAGCGGATGAATGAGAATGTTTCACGTGAAACATTGCCGGCAAAGAAGGAAAAAGATATCTTTATAAAAGAGCGTGAAGATTTTTTACGTGAACGATTCGGCACATCCGTACACATTAAACAGCTGAAGGATAAGAAAAAAGGAAAGATTGAAATTGAGTTTCTGTCGGTGGACGACTTAAATCGTATACTTGATTTGCTTCAATAA
- the ssb gene encoding single-stranded DNA-binding protein → MMNRVVLVGRLTKDPELRYTPNGVAVATFTLAVNRTFTNQQGEREADFINCVVWRRAAENVANFLKKGSLAGVDGRIQTRNYEAQDGRRVYVTEVSAESVQFLEPKNASSNSYEKRGGDQEMYGGGQKGQDFPFGQQNQQRNNNNSGYTRVDEDPFANDGQPIDISDDDLPF, encoded by the coding sequence ATGATGAACCGAGTCGTTTTAGTCGGCCGTTTAACTAAAGATCCGGAGCTTCGTTACACGCCGAATGGCGTAGCGGTTGCCACTTTTACATTGGCTGTCAATCGGACATTTACCAATCAGCAAGGTGAGCGGGAAGCCGACTTCATTAACTGTGTAGTTTGGCGGCGAGCAGCTGAAAATGTAGCGAATTTCTTGAAAAAAGGCAGTCTGGCTGGAGTGGATGGACGCATTCAAACGCGCAACTATGAAGCGCAGGATGGCCGGCGTGTGTATGTCACTGAAGTTTCGGCGGAAAGCGTGCAGTTTCTTGAGCCTAAAAACGCCTCATCCAATAGCTATGAGAAGCGCGGCGGCGATCAAGAAATGTACGGCGGCGGACAAAAAGGGCAAGATTTTCCGTTTGGACAACAGAATCAACAACGAAATAACAATAACTCAGGTTACACAAGAGTGGATGAAGATCCTTTTGCAAATGACGGTCAGCCGATTGACATTTCAGATGATGATCTTCCATTCTAA
- a CDS encoding methyl-accepting chemotaxis protein: MIDSMNNIINVVSQSAQNVRESIDELHTMSEVSAASSEQTFVAINEIAAGSSRSADRARTAKEQSGNLSDVINAVSEKTEKMSAFAADADQANQRGVSQIQLLQQSSTTSKQFIDSTEKVITELGSEIQQIEKIIHTITDISAQTNLLALNASIEAARAGAHGKGFSVVAQEVRKLAEQSSFAAKEIQEMIENIQAGSRKAINHIFQTRENFDEQTKAVDQANEIFKENSALMHKMKESISSVYYDMQQVTASKDELLNLVYYMTELSEQSAAACEEVSSHTDEQLKTVQSVTVAADKLNQLNQELQQSIQRFQFQDPNRDAEDSQDQELEIDQSPSQELDQDETPDRDQKLDQEQVQSQDQELDQKQIQDQDQDPNQECEQSEAQEQNQER; this comes from the coding sequence ATGATTGACAGCATGAACAATATTATCAATGTCGTTTCGCAATCGGCTCAGAATGTTAGAGAATCGATTGATGAACTGCATACAATGTCAGAGGTTTCCGCTGCTTCAAGCGAGCAGACATTTGTCGCGATTAATGAAATTGCCGCCGGATCGTCCCGCTCTGCAGACCGGGCCAGAACGGCCAAAGAACAATCGGGGAATTTAAGTGATGTGATTAACGCTGTGTCAGAGAAAACGGAAAAGATGTCCGCCTTTGCTGCTGATGCCGATCAAGCGAATCAGCGGGGGGTCAGTCAAATTCAGCTGCTGCAGCAATCCAGTACGACTTCTAAGCAGTTTATTGATTCAACAGAGAAGGTGATCACGGAATTGGGGAGTGAAATTCAGCAGATTGAAAAAATCATTCATACGATCACCGATATTTCTGCGCAAACCAATCTGCTTGCGTTAAATGCCAGTATTGAAGCGGCTCGTGCGGGCGCTCATGGAAAAGGGTTTTCTGTCGTGGCTCAAGAAGTACGCAAGCTTGCCGAGCAATCGAGCTTTGCGGCCAAGGAGATACAAGAAATGATTGAAAACATTCAAGCGGGTTCAAGAAAAGCGATTAACCACATCTTCCAAACGAGAGAAAACTTTGATGAGCAGACGAAAGCGGTTGATCAAGCGAATGAAATTTTCAAAGAAAACTCGGCACTCATGCATAAAATGAAAGAATCAATCTCGTCTGTTTACTATGATATGCAGCAAGTAACAGCCAGCAAGGATGAGCTTCTCAATTTAGTCTATTACATGACAGAACTGTCCGAGCAATCGGCAGCTGCTTGCGAAGAAGTGAGCAGCCATACGGATGAACAGCTGAAAACCGTACAGTCTGTTACCGTTGCGGCGGACAAGCTGAATCAATTGAATCAAGAGCTGCAGCAATCCATTCAGCGTTTTCAGTTTCAAGATCCAAACCGTGATGCAGAGGACAGCCAAGATCAAGAATTAGAAATAGATCAAAGCCCAAGTCAAGAATTAGACCAAGACGAAACGCCAGACCGGGATCAGAAATTGGATCAAGAGCAAGTTCAAAGTCAAGATCAGGAACTGGATCAAAAGCAAATCCAAGATCAAGATCAGGATCCAAACCAAGAATGTGAACAAAGCGAGGCTCAAGAGCAAAATCAGGAGAGATAA
- a CDS encoding mechanosensitive ion channel family protein, whose translation MTVSQEVSTFQRMLETLWNKFTDEGTWIAICAGAIKIILILILAAAVIRIAKVALRNFFHIRSKAPIGFSERRENTLLKLIENVITYVVYFIAIINILSILTFDIKGLIAGAGVVGLAIGFGAQNLVRDVITGFFIIFEDQFSVGDFVRIGQFEGTVEEIGLRTTKIKNWTGELHILPNGSITEVTNFSIHNSVAVVDVSIAYEENIEEAERVINELLETLPDKYEDIVATPQLLGVQTLAASDVVLRIVAETTPMNHWAVARGIRKDVKACLDEHGIEIPFPRLVTYSRSEQEAASVKKQTTQEREG comes from the coding sequence ATGACTGTTTCTCAAGAAGTGTCGACATTTCAGCGCATGCTGGAAACATTATGGAATAAATTCACGGACGAAGGAACGTGGATAGCAATTTGTGCCGGCGCGATTAAAATTATACTGATTCTAATACTTGCAGCTGCAGTCATTAGAATTGCCAAAGTAGCTCTTCGGAATTTTTTCCATATTCGCTCGAAAGCACCGATCGGATTTTCCGAACGCCGGGAAAACACGTTATTAAAGCTAATCGAAAACGTGATTACCTACGTGGTTTACTTCATTGCTATTATTAACATTCTGTCCATTCTCACCTTTGATATTAAAGGATTAATAGCTGGAGCCGGGGTTGTCGGTTTAGCCATTGGTTTTGGCGCCCAAAACTTAGTCCGTGATGTGATTACAGGCTTTTTTATCATTTTCGAAGATCAGTTTTCTGTGGGGGACTTTGTCCGCATTGGCCAATTTGAGGGAACTGTTGAGGAAATCGGCTTGCGCACAACGAAAATCAAAAATTGGACAGGAGAGCTTCATATTTTACCGAACGGTTCGATCACTGAAGTGACGAATTTTTCTATCCATAACAGTGTGGCTGTGGTTGACGTCAGCATTGCTTATGAAGAAAATATAGAAGAAGCCGAAAGAGTCATCAATGAGCTATTAGAAACTTTGCCTGATAAATACGAAGATATTGTGGCGACGCCTCAGCTTCTCGGTGTACAAACGCTGGCTGCTTCAGATGTGGTTTTAAGAATAGTGGCAGAAACGACACCGATGAATCATTGGGCGGTAGCCCGAGGGATTCGCAAAGATGTCAAAGCCTGCTTGGATGAGCATGGCATTGAAATTCCATTCCCACGCTTAGTGACCTATTCGCGCAGTGAGCAGGAAGCAGCGTCCGTTAAAAAGCAAACGACACAGGAAAGAGAGGGATGA
- the ychF gene encoding redox-regulated ATPase YchF has product MALTAGIVGLPNVGKSTLFNAITKAGAESANYPFCTIDPNVGIVEVPDERLNKLTEMVEPKKTVPTAFEFTDIAGIVKGASKGEGLGNKFLSHIREVDAICQVVRCFADDNITHVSGKVDPIEDIEVINLELILADLETVDKRLGRVAKLAKQKDKEAMLENEVLTKLKAALEQNKPARTVTFSEEQEKIVKQLHLLTKKPMLYVANVGEEDIADPAQNEYVQKVREFAAADDAEVIVICAKIEEEIAELDEDEKAMFLQELGIEESGLDQLIRAAYSLLGLSTYFTAGVQEVRAWTFRNGMKAPQCAGIIHTDFERGFIRAEVVSYDDLMATGSMTAAKEAGKVRLEGKEYLMKDGDVVHFRFNV; this is encoded by the coding sequence ATGGCGTTAACAGCCGGAATTGTAGGTTTGCCGAACGTTGGTAAATCAACATTATTCAATGCGATTACAAAAGCAGGTGCGGAATCGGCGAATTATCCGTTTTGTACGATCGATCCGAATGTGGGGATTGTAGAGGTGCCGGACGAGCGTTTAAATAAATTAACGGAAATGGTGGAGCCAAAGAAAACCGTTCCTACCGCTTTTGAATTTACGGATATCGCCGGAATTGTAAAAGGAGCAAGCAAAGGGGAGGGGCTGGGAAATAAATTCCTCTCTCATATTCGTGAGGTCGATGCGATTTGCCAGGTCGTTCGCTGTTTTGCGGATGATAACATTACACATGTATCCGGGAAAGTGGATCCGATAGAAGATATTGAGGTTATTAATCTCGAGCTGATCCTGGCTGATTTGGAAACAGTGGATAAGCGTCTCGGCCGCGTCGCGAAATTGGCGAAGCAAAAGGATAAAGAGGCCATGCTTGAAAACGAGGTTCTTACGAAGCTTAAAGCAGCACTGGAACAAAACAAGCCAGCCCGTACGGTGACATTCTCAGAAGAGCAAGAGAAGATCGTGAAGCAATTGCATCTGTTAACGAAAAAGCCAATGCTGTATGTGGCGAATGTCGGTGAAGAAGATATCGCCGATCCTGCTCAAAATGAATACGTGCAAAAAGTGCGTGAATTTGCCGCCGCAGATGATGCGGAAGTGATTGTCATTTGCGCCAAAATTGAAGAAGAAATCGCCGAGTTAGATGAAGATGAAAAAGCGATGTTTCTGCAAGAACTCGGCATCGAAGAGTCGGGGCTTGATCAATTGATTCGCGCGGCTTACTCCCTGCTTGGGCTGTCTACTTATTTTACAGCAGGCGTGCAAGAGGTTCGTGCCTGGACATTCCGCAACGGCATGAAAGCGCCACAATGTGCCGGTATTATCCATACAGATTTCGAAAGAGGCTTTATCCGTGCGGAAGTCGTTTCATACGATGATCTCATGGCTACTGGTTCGATGACAGCTGCCAAAGAAGCAGGAAAAGTCCGCTTGGAAGGCAAAGAGTATCTTATGAAAGACGGAGACGTTGTTCATTTCAGATTCAATGTTTAA
- the yyaC gene encoding spore protease YyaC: MILKKFFERQREPMIIHYKEKEAASAFAAQLLTLLPPPGSRPIVFAFIGTDRSTGDALGPLVGTLLSEQLVPGFHIYGTLEDPVHAVNLADKLSLIHEKHSLPFIIGADACLGHLKNIGNIQLGAGPVKPGAGVKKELPPVGDAHITGIVNVSGFMEFFVLQNTRLHLVMSMAKMITEGIVQAAIQYQAADPALQPKDYLAFMKKDPMP, encoded by the coding sequence ATGATTCTAAAAAAATTCTTCGAGCGGCAACGAGAGCCGATGATTATTCATTATAAAGAAAAAGAGGCTGCATCCGCTTTCGCTGCTCAGTTGCTCACTTTGCTTCCGCCGCCGGGAAGCCGGCCGATTGTTTTTGCCTTTATCGGCACCGATCGCTCAACTGGTGATGCATTAGGGCCGTTAGTCGGCACTTTGCTGTCGGAGCAGCTTGTTCCGGGATTTCATATATACGGCACGCTGGAAGATCCAGTTCATGCTGTAAATCTGGCGGATAAGCTTTCTCTGATTCACGAAAAACACAGCCTTCCGTTTATTATAGGAGCAGATGCTTGCTTAGGTCATTTAAAAAACATCGGAAATATTCAGCTTGGAGCGGGTCCCGTGAAACCAGGGGCAGGGGTTAAGAAGGAACTGCCTCCTGTCGGTGATGCCCATATTACCGGCATCGTCAATGTCAGCGGCTTTATGGAGTTTTTTGTTCTGCAAAACACAAGGCTTCATTTAGTGATGAGCATGGCCAAAATGATTACTGAAGGAATTGTCCAGGCAGCCATTCAATATCAAGCCGCCGATCCCGCTCTGCAGCCAAAAGATTATCTGGCTTTTATGAAAAAAGATCCGATGCCTTGA